A stretch of the Arachis stenosperma cultivar V10309 chromosome 6, arast.V10309.gnm1.PFL2, whole genome shotgun sequence genome encodes the following:
- the LOC130936574 gene encoding uncharacterized protein LOC130936574 — MEELDQWKEQLLHWWSLAEEQLRQVPPVQLYATAAILVFTTLLLLSLRLLKRAKSNTIVLTGLSGAGKTVLFYQLRDGSIHGGTVTSMEPNEETFVLHSETTEKWKTKPVHVVDVPGHSRLRPKLDEYLPQAAGIVFVVDALDFLPNCRSASEYLYDILTKGSIVKKKIPLLILCNKTDKVTAHTKEFIRRQMEKEIDKLRASRSAISAADITNEFTLGVPGEQFSFIQCYNKVTTADASGLTGEISQLEQFIREYVKP; from the exons ATGGAAGAATTGGACCAGTGGAAGGAACAACTTCTCCATTGGTGGAGCCTAGCCGAAGAGCAACTTCGGCAGGTTCCCCCAGTTCAGCTCTACGCCACCGCTGCCATCCTCGTTTTCACCACCCTGCTGCTCCTATCAT TGCGGTTGTTGAAGCGTGCCAAGTCCAACACCATTGTATTGACTGGCCTAAGTGGTGCCGGCAAAACTGTTCTCTTCTATCAG CTTAGGGATGGCTCTATCCATGGGGGGACTGTTACGTCAATGGAACCTAATGAGGAGacttttgttcttcattctgaAACAACAGAG AAGTGGAAGACAAAACCCGTTCATGTTGTCGACGTCCCGGGACATTCTCGTCTTCGCCCCAAATTGGATGAATACTTGCCTCAAGCTGCTGGCATAGTTTTTGTTGTTGATGCTTTGGATTTCTTACCAAACTGCCGTTCTGCTTCAGA GTATCTATATGATATTTTGACCAAGGGAAGTATTGTGAAGAAGAAGATTCCATTGCTTATTCTCTGCAACAAAACAGACAAGGTCACTGCTCATACGAAGGAGTTTATCCGCAGGCAGATGGAGAAGGAAAT TGACAAATTACGGGCATCAAGAAGTGCAATATCGGCGGCGGACATTACAAATGAGTTCACCCTTGGGGTGCCGGGAGAACAATTTTCTTTTATCCAATGTTATAACAAAGTTACAACTGCAGATGCTTCTGGTTTAACTGGAGAGATATCTCAGTTGGAACAATTTATCAGAGAATATGTAAAGCCATAA
- the LOC130934366 gene encoding uncharacterized protein LOC130934366, giving the protein MASEDSFLVLVHHRGSIKRKTRSGVKFTDKDPLCIIMSPATSYDGLVSSVLGKLGLEGVKRVKKFFYRIPITVLHDTVKYDCFTIGSDEDLQVMFLSRRQFSEVRTPELLAKFVDVVSSSGGSNRNANTITTAAGSSSRPAVASSSVPVYEAAIQPAASPSFAVDLTGNVGDEVGYDEHHPTQLQCPPPAGVGEGLCHDSDDDDVEPDIIADESGDDVGASDPIRPTGGSSSGTNQYPPHFSSLDLDAMRQDEHPGQVAGFGARDKDGSAGMTEFQVGQQFQDKDEALLSVKTYSIRRGVQYKVVESDYRRYVGKCSEFGNGCTWLIRLSLRQRKGIWKVKRYNGPHTCLATSISSDHRSLDYHVIATFIMPMVRADASVNIKVLLNATAAHFGFRPTYRRVWMAKQKAVAIIYGDWDDSYNELPRWVLRVKLTMAGTVAVLRTCPVRVGGQVDESQAYFHRMFWTFPPCMEAFRHCKPLVSIDGTHLYGKYGGTLLVAIAQDGNSNILPVAFALVEGENAESWFFFLSHLRQHVTPQPGLLVISDRHNGIKAALEAPDGGWLPPSAYRAFCIRHVAANFALTFKGKDARRLLVNAAYAKIEVEFDYWFDILRSENPAMCDWANQIEYSLWTQLHRPQPDGHPL; this is encoded by the coding sequence ATGGCTAGTGAGGATAGTTTTCTAGTGCTAGTACACCACAGAGGATCGATTAAGAGAAAAACTCGGTCTGGGGTGAAGTTCACGGATAAGGATCCTCTATGTATTATCATGAGCCCCGCGACCAGTTACGATGGTCTCGTGAGCTCTGTGCTTGGCAAACTTGGACTGGAAGGAGTGAAGAGAGTTAAGAAGTTTTTCTATCGCATTCCAATCACGGTGCTCCACGATACGGTGAAGTATGATTGTTTCACGATCGGGAGTGATGAGGACTTGCAGGTCATGTTTCTTTCTCGTAGGCAGTTTTCGGAGGTGAGGACACCGGAGCTGTTGGCGAAGTTCGTGGACGTGGTATCTAGCTCTGGTGGGTCGAACCGGAATGCCAACACTATAACCACGGCGGCCGGTTCGAGCTCCAGACCTGCGGTTGCTTCTTCCTCCGTTCCAGTGTATGAGGCAGCGATCCAGCCTGCCGCCTCCCCATCGTTTGCTGTTGATCTCACCGGCAATGTTGGAGACGAGGTTGGATATGATGAACATCATCCGACTCAATTACAGTGTCCTCCACCGGCTGGTGTTGGCGAGGGATTATGTCATGattcagatgatgatgatgtcgaGCCGGATATTATCGCTGATGAAAGCGGCGATGATGTTGGAGCGAGTGATCCGATAAGGCCTACTGGTGGTTCTAGTTCTGGCACAAATCAGTACCCACCTCATTTCTCATCTTTGGATCTGGATGCCATGAGGCAAGACGAACATCCTGGGCAGGTAGCTGGATTTGGCGCTAGAGATAAAGACGGGTCTGCCGGTATGACAGAGTTCCAGGTTGGTCAACAATTCCAGGATAAAGATGAGGCGCTGTTGAGTGTCAAGACGTACAGCATCCGCCGAGGGGTACAGTACAAGGTGGTTGAGTCTGACTATCGCCGGTACGTGGGAAAGTGTTCTGAATTTGGGAATGGGTGCACATGGTTGATTAGGCTGAGCCTCCGACAGCGCAAGGGTATCTGGAAAGTCAAGCGGTACAACGGGCCGCATACTTGTCTCGCCACCTCCATCTCCAGCGACCACAGGAGCTTGGACTACCACGTGATAGCGACATTCATCATGCCAATGGTTAGGGCGGACGCATCCGTCAACATCAAGGTGCTTCTAAATGCAACGGCAGCACACTTTGGCTTCAGGCCTACATACCGAAGGGTGTGGATGGCGAAGCAGAAGGCGGTAGCAATCATCTACGGGGACTGGGATGATTCGTACAACGAGCTCCCTCGGTGGGTCTTAAGAGTTAAGTTGACTATGGCTGGCACTGTAGCTGTCCTCAGGACCTGCCCTGTTCGAGTTGGTGGACAGGTGGATGAGTCTCAGGCTTATTTTCATAGGATGTTCTGGACTTTTCCCCCTTGTATGGAAGCATTTCGTCATTGCAAGCCGTTGGTGAGTATTGACGGCACCCATCTATATGGCAAGTATGGGGGAACGCTGCTTGTGGCGATTGCACAGGACGGAAATTCCAACATACTCCCTGTGGCATTCGCACTAGTTGAGGGTGAGAATGCTGAGTCATGGTTCTTCTTTCTCTCCCACCTCCGTCAGCACGTGACACCTCAGCCAGGTCTGTTAGTTATCTCAGATAGGCATAACGGCATCAAGGCAGCACTTGAGGCACCTGATGGGGGATGGCTACCTCCGTCTGCATACCGGGCATTCTGCATTCGACACGTTGCAGCGAATTTTGCCCTGACCTTCAAGGGTAAAGATGCCCGGAGGCTTCTTGTGAACGCCGCATATGCGAAGATCGAGGTGGAGTTTGACTACTGGTTCGACATTCTGCGCTCTGAGAATCCGGCAATGTGTGACTGGGCGAACCAAATTGAGTACTCTTTGTGGACACAGCTGCACCGCCCCCAGCCTGATGGGCACCCTCTCTAG
- the LOC130934367 gene encoding protein MAIN-LIKE 1-like has translation MGDDPGRLYRLDGVAHIAGVINDEPRRCISSCRRQQGMRLDERYVPYLQMAGMYHLARLNDRWFRLDEPLVSAFIERWRPETHTFHMPFGECTITLQDVAYQLGLPVDGHYVSGCLTDFHLYIEGGRPAWTWFHELLGVLSPENQIQKFAVNCTWFQETFGECPDGADEETVRRFARAYIMMLLGTQLFADKSGNRIHIRWLPYVARLEEMGQYSWGSGALAWLYRCMCRVANRHVVKLAGPLQLLQSWIFWRFPTFRPSGYDEISWPLASRWSGYNPGISNKGPRVQMARLKIDLLQPRDFIWMPYSALDVIQVVHPEVLEPRHTMLWRCRTSLIYFAVVEWHQVDRVLPQFGGVQPTPSPALNIDFLMSKDGRGGDRWFPAHLPEWHLHWQERAEHILQFDVVPDPGLSHDFLTWWY, from the exons ATGGGGGACGATCCGGGGAGGCTTTATCGTTTGGATGGAGTCGCTCATATCGCCGGGGTGATCAACGACGAG CCACGGCGTTGCATATCTAGCTGTAGGCGGCAACAGGGGATGCGTCTTGATGAGCGGTACGTTCCGTACTTGCAGATGGCTGGCATGTACCATCTTGCAAGGCTGAACGACAGATGGTTCCGACTAGACGAGCCTCTAGTCAGTGCATTCATCGAGAGGTGGCGGCCTGAGACGCACACCTTCCACATGCCGTTTGGAGAGTGTACCATCACGCTTCAGGACGTCGCATACCAGCTTGGATTGCCTGTGGACGGTCATTACGTTAGTGGTTGCTTGACAGACTTCCACCTATACATTGAGGGTGGGAGGCCGGCTTGGACGTGGTTCCATGAGTTGCTCGGTGTGTTATCTCCTGAAAACCAAATTCAGAAATTCGCAGTCAACTGCACATGGTTTCAGGAGACCTTTGGAGAGTGTCCAGACGGGGCTGATGAGGAGACAGTTAGGCGCTTTGCCCGTGCCTATATCATGATGTTATTGGGCACGCAGCTGTTTGCCGACAAGTCCGGCAATCGTATACACATCAGATGGCTACCGTATGTTGCTCGGCTTGAGGAGATGGGTCAGTATAGTTGGGGGTCGGGGGCACTAGCATGGTTGTACCGGTGCATGTGCCGAGTGGCCAACAGACATGTGGTGAAGTTAGCTGGCCCTTTACAGTTACTGCAGTCTTGGATCTTCTGGAGGTTTCCTACTTTTAGACCATCTGGGTATGATGAGATTAGCTGGCCCCTTGCGTCGAG ATGGTCTGGTTACAATCCTGGGATTAGCAACAAGGGACCTCGGGTACAGATGGCTCGCCTGAAGATAGACTTGTTACAGCCTCGGGAT TTCATATGGATGCCCTATAGCGCACTCGACGTCATCCAGGTTGTCCATCCGGAGGTCTTGGAGCCTCGGCATACGATGTTATGGCGGTGTAGGACGTCCCTGATTTATTTTGCGGTGGTCGAGTGGCATCAGGTTGATAGAGTTTTACCTCAGTTTGGGGGGGTTCAGCCCACACCGTCTCCCGCCCTGAACATCGACTTCTTGATGTCGAAGGACGGGAGAGGAGGTGACCGTTGGTTCCCAGCACATTTACCTGAGTGGCATCTTCACTGGCAGGAGCGTGCGGAGCACATTCTACAGTTCGATGTTGTGCCCGACCCCGGTCTGTCGCATGATTTCTTGACATGGTGGTATTAG